One segment of Chionomys nivalis chromosome 1, mChiNiv1.1, whole genome shotgun sequence DNA contains the following:
- the Tmf1 gene encoding TATA element modulatory factor, giving the protein MSWFNASQLSSFAKQALSQAQKSIDRVLDIQEEEPSAWAEPIPYGEPGISLPVSGGWDTSTWGLNSSTEPQSPPTASPKAITKPVRRTVVDESENFFSAFLSPSDVQTIQKSPVVSKPPAKSQRPEGEVKGSLQESSSPGPSRTPETAKSEVRETVCVSGETPAVATPSPVLEGKHGETACEESEVKVPAVRLKASENVVNVNTTEDVSTTSTPSLTAETKDVTLEPKEQKHEDRQSNTPSPPVSSFSSGTSTTSDIEVLDHESVISESSASSRQETSDAKSSLHLMQTSFQLLSASACPEYSRLDEFQKLNESCCSSDAFERIDSFSVQSLDSRSVSEINSDDELPGKGYALVPIVVNPSTPKTKVVEPTEEKAEEEEGNETLIAPSEEAELEESGRSATPVNCEQPDTLASPVPGNEGDLVSGPATDQCEAARTQPEALPEKEDVCKTLEFLNEKLEKREAQLLSLSKEKALLEEAYDNLKDEMFRVKEESSSISSLKDEFTQRIAEAEKKVQLACKERDAAKKEVKTIKEELATRLNSSQTADLLKEKDEQIRGLMEEGEKLSKQQLHNSNIIKKLRTKDKDNENVIAKLNRKAKELEEELQHLRQILDGKEEVEKQHRENIRKLNSVVERQEKDLGRLQVDKDELEEKSRSTQAALDSAYRELTDLHKANAAKDSEVQEAALRREMKAKEELSAALEKAQEEARQQQEALALQVGDLRLALQRAEQTAARKEDYLRHEISELQQRLQEAENRNQELSQSVSSTTRPLLRQIENLQATLGSQTSSWETLEKNLSDRLGESQALLAAAVERERAATEELLANKTQLSSVESQNSLLRQENSRLQAQLESEKNKLRKLEDANSRYQVELENLKDEYVRTLEETRKEKTLLCSQLEMEKMKVEQERKKAIFTQEAVKEKDHKPFSVSSTPTISRSSSVSGVDMAGLQTSFLSQDESHDHSFGPMSSSASGSNLYEAVRMGSGSSIIENLQSQLKLREGEISHLQLEISNLEKTRSIMSEELVKLTNQNDELEEKVKEIPKLRVQLRDLDQRYNTILQMYGEKAEEAEELRLDLEDVKNMYKTQIDELLRQRLS; this is encoded by the exons ATGAGCTGGTTCAACGCCTCGCAGTTGTCCAGCTTCGCCAAGCAGGCCCTGTCTCAGGCCCAGAAGTCCATCGACAGGGTCCTGGACATCCAGGAGGAGGAGCCGAGCGCCTGGGCCGAGCCCATCCCGTACGGCGAACCGG GAATAAGTCTCCCAGTGAGTGGAGGATGGGATACATCaacctggggattgaactcaagcaCTGAACCTCAGAGTCCACCAACAGCCTCTCCTAAAGCAATTACAAAGCCAGTTCGAAGGACTGTCGTCGATGAGTCTGAAAATTTCTTCAGTGCCTTTCTCTCACCATCAGATGTCCAGACCATTCAGAAGAGTCCGGTGGTATCAAAACCTCCAGCTAAATCACAGCGGCCAGAAGGAGAAGTGAAAGGCAGTTTACAGGAATCCTCGTCCCCTGGCCCGTCCAGAACTCCTGAAACAGCTAAGTCAGAAGTGCgagagactgtgtgtgtctcAGGAGAAACCCCGGCTGTGGCTACTCCATCACCTGTACTTGAAGGCAAGCATGGAGAAACTGCTTGTGAAGAGTCTGAGGTGAAGGTGCCCGCTGTGCGGTTGAAAGCGTCTGAAAATGTAGTTAATGTAAACACAACAGAAGATGTatccaccacctccaccccatCTCTTACAGCAGAAACTAAGGATGTGACTTTGGAACCTAAGGAACAAAAACATGAAGACAGACAGAGCAATACACCTTCTCCTCCTGTTAGCTCCTTCTCATCGGGCACTTCTACCACCAGTGATATTGAGGTTTTAGATCATGAGAGTGTAATAAGTGAGAGCTCAGCTAGTTCGAGGCAAGAGACTTCGGATGCAAAATCAAGTCTTCACCTCATGCAGACGTCATTTCAGCTGCTCTCTGCATCCGCTTGTCCCGAGTATAGCCGCTTAGATGAGTTCCAAAAGCTCAATGAGAGCTGCTGCTCGTCGGATGCTTTTGAAAGGATAGACTCGTTTAGTGTGCAGTCTCTAGATAGCCGGAGCGTTAGCGAGATCAACTCAGATGATGAACTGCCAGGCAAGGGCTATGCTTTAGTGCCTATAGTAGTGAATCCTTCAACCCCAAAGACTAAAGTAGTAGAACCCACTGAAGAAAAagctgaagaagaggaaggaaacgAAACGTTAATTGCACCTTCTGAAGAAGCAGAATTAGAGGAAAGTGGCCGAAGTGCTACTCCTGTTAACTGTGAGCAGCCAGACACGCTGGCTTCCCCTGTGCCGGGAAAcgaaggagatcttgtctctggACCAGCCACTGATCAGTGCGAAGCTGCTAGGACTCAGCCGGAGGCACTGCCCGAGAAAGAAGATGTTTGCAAG ACTCTTGAATTTCTGAATGAGAAACTAGAGAAGAGGGAGGCTCAGTTATTATCTCTTAGTAAAGAAAAAGCACTTCTGGAGGAAGCTTATGATAACCTGAAGGA TGAAATGTTCAGAGTAAAAGAAGAAAGTAGTAGCATTTCTTCCCTGAAAGATGAATTTACCCAAAGAATtgcagaagcagaaaagaaagttcAGCTAGCCTGCAAAGAGAGAGATGCTGCTAAGAAG gaagtGAAAACCATAAAAGAAGAACTTGCCACTAGATTAAATAGTAGTCAGACTGCAGACCtcttgaaggagaaagatgagcAGATTCGAGGGTTAATGGAAGAAG GAGAAAAACTTTCAAAGCAGCAGCTGCATAATTCAAACATCATTAAGAAATTAAGAACTAAAGACAAAGACAATGAAAATGTCATTGCAAAGctgaacagaaaagcaaaggagtTGGAAGAGGAGTTACAGCATTTAAGACAG ATTCTTGATGGCAAAGAAGAAGTTGAGaagcaacatagagaaaatattagaaaactaAATTCTGTGGTAGAACGCCAGGAGAAGGATCTTGGCCGACTTCAGGTAGACAAGGATGAACTTGAAGAAAAGAGCCGAAGTACTCAGGCTGCTCTAGATAGTGCGTACAG AGAACTTACTGATCTTCACAAAGCTAATGCTGCTAAGGACAGTGAGGTGCAGGAAGCTGCTTTGAGGCGTGAGATGAAAGCTAAGGAAGAACTCTCTGCGGCACTGGAGAAGGCCCAGGAAGAAGCCCGTCAGCAGCAAGAGGCATTAGCGCTTCAG GTGGGGGACCTTAGGCTGGCACTGCAACGGGCAGAGCAAACAGCTGCCAGGAAAGAGGACTATTTACGCCACGAGATCAGTGAACTTCAGCAG AGACTCCAAGAAGCAGAGAATCGAAATCAAGAGCTGAGTCAAAGTGTCTCATCAACAACAAGACCGCTGCTTCGGCAGATAGAAAACCTGCAGGCAACTCTAGGGTCTCAGACTTCATCGTGGGAGACGCTAGAGAAGAATCTTTCTGATAGGCTTG GGGAATCACAGGCTTTGTTGGCTGCAGCCGTTGAAAGAGAACGCGCAGCTACAGAAGAACTCCTTGCCAACAAAACCCAGTTGTCTTCGGTGGAGTCACAGAATTCTCTCTTAAGACAGGAAAACAGTAGACTTCAGGCCCAGCTAGAGTCGgagaaaaataaactaagaaaacTGGAAGATGCAAACAGTCG GTACCAGGTTGAATTAGAAAACCTAAAAGATGAATATGTAAGAACACTTGaagagacaaggaaagaaaag ACACTGTTGTGCAGTCAGttagaaatggaaaaaatgaaagttgaacaagaaaggaagaaagccatTTTCACTCAAGAAGCAGTGAAAGAAAAG gACCACAAACCGTTTTCCGTTTCTAGTACTCCCACCATATCACGCTCGAGCTCTGTAAGTGGAGTAGATATGGCAGGGCTGCAGACATCTTTCCTGTCCCAG GATGAGTCTCATGACCATTCATTTGGGCCAATGTCTTCGTCAGCCAGTGGAAGCAATCTCTATGAAGCTGTAAGGATGGGATCAGGATCGAGCATCATTGAAAATCTGCAGTCTCAACTAAAGCTGAGGGAAGGAGAAATTAGTCATTTACAG CTAGAAATTAGCAATCTAGAAAAAACTCGATCCATAATGTCTGAAGAGCTAGTTAAGCTAACAAATCAGAATGATGAACTGGAGGAGAAAGTGAAAGAGATACCTAAGCTTCGAGTTCAGCTACGA GATTTGGATCAAAGATATAACACTATTCTGCAGATGTAtggagaaaaggcagaagaagcagaggaacTTCGCCTGGATCTTGAAGATgtaaaaaatatgtataaaacTCAAATAGATGAGCTTCTAAGACAAAGGCTCAGTTAA